CCACACGCCCTAGTGGTTGGCTGAAATCCTGTTAGTAGGTTAGGGCGCAGGTTCGATACTCCATAAGAGTGCCCTTATATCAGTTTACGGAGAGAGTAATGTATCATTTTGTGGCGGTCCCCTTTGGTGGTCCGGCGCCGATTAGGAACTCCCACTACCATGCCTTACAGAAAAATGGGCGAAACAAATAGAAAATGGGCTAAAAACAGCCATAGTGAATAACACTAAATAGTGTCAGGAAAAATATTAATAAAGTAAAATTAccatggatttgaaaaaaataaTCCATGGCCTGATTttatatggttttcatttttttgcgagaaatattcaatctattcatcttcaaccaTGGCAGTATAATGAACATCAGAAATAAATTATATCCatattcatagaccacctagcgataaCTATAAGCATTGAAGCGAGCCGAAAGCGCGCCGCCCTTatcgcccctccctcgtcggagccgAGCACAGCTTATTATAGTAGATAATGGGATAGTCGTTGTGCTAATGCCTCATAGGACCAACACATCAGTTTTCACTTGCTTCATTAACAACACGTAAAACATCCTACCAGCCTACCAGTGCAAAAAATTCTTGGTTTATTTTCTTTCTAATTTTGTCCGTACTGTATGCCCCTCTCTTCTATACACATTTAATTATCAGCACAAAAATTCTTGGTGAACAgtgaattaataaatcattttatATTTTTTCACCTAGTGTGGTAATTTAAAAAAAGTTACAAATTTTTTAAGCTTGTTTGGATATTTGAGTAGCTCTCAGCGAAAAAGACAAATATGGGGTCTGTGAACACATTTAACTGTTCATGCATTGTTCGGGCTGATTTTGTTTTTTGGCTGAGAGCTACTCAAATGTCCGAACGCGGTGAAAATTGGCACGGACCTCACACATTGACACATATTCCATgcaaaaaaatattcatttttttgaatttttggtatttttttgaatttactgttcagcCAGTGAAAAAATCaaaattatttttgaaattttaCTATTGTTACACTtattaattctttttgaatttaTTGTTCACCTTGTGGAAAAAAGAAAatagtattttcttttttttctttttttcaacttcatttttattttattttaatttacaGTTCACTAGTCAACGTGTCAAAACTGGTCAACAGAGAGAGAAGGGTTGAATCCTGACCGGTTTTGAGAGTTGAGGATTGTAGTTTAGACGGTATTGGAGTTGGGGGTTGTAAATTAGACTAGGGCAAAAGTTCggggttgaaatatgcacttctctctgTTTCTTTCATTTTGCAATTGATCCatggaccgccttgctcatgtttAATAATACTGTTTGTGAACATAGGTAACTTCACGAGGCGGTAACACTGTATATACGTTGAAGGGAAAATCTGGTGAGAAATTCGAGTTTAATGCTCCAAGGGGTGGAACGTACAAGTTTTGTTTCCATAGTCCATATGGAGCACCTGAAACTGTTTCTTTCTACGTTCATGATGGTTAGCTTACTGGCCCTGTTCCTCGAGCTCGGTATTCTTCAAATTAGTTTGTTTGCAAGTGTTGAGCACTGACCGATTGATTAGATTCTTAAATGGATCACCGAGACACAAACTAGAAAATGTATCCGCTCTAGTAATAAAGATATGCATGCAGGAATGACTAGCAAGCCATATATACCAAAATTTTGCTGTACCTTGCAAGAGATCAAATGGGCCGTGGCAAGGGCAACTTGGTAGGCAAGTAGGAAAATACATAGTAGTTGTGTGGTGTTGATTGTGGCTATTTACTGTTATGAGCTTTATTATTAGCCATGCACGTGCCTTTATTTTTATGGCCGTGCAGATGGAcaaatgtaatttaaaatcttcaaACCTAAGCCTACATATTGGATGTATCTAGGTTGAGTAATTGAATTGAAATTCTGATGTAATATGCTCGCAGTCGATTTAGTAATTTATTTCTCTAGACCAATACTAAACTACTATCAGCGAAATTTCGAATCAAATAGTGGGCTAGTATAGTCTCAATGCTATTGTTTATAAGAGGGTGAGTCTTGCCGTGTAAAAGAGTTTGAGAGTCTCGCCATATAGGGAGTAGTAAGATGTTGGATGAACTGTTTGGCTTCAGAGGATAGAGTTTAATTCAATTAATTGGATTAAGTCAATAGAATTAGAATTCTATTCATGTAGATTTTCCCATTGGACGGTACTTGGAATTGAAATCTCTTTGTTATTTAAACAACAACATAGTTGCACATTTGGAAGTTTTTAGCAAATTACTGCACCTATTaacagtggcggagctagacaaAGAATGCTGGAGGGGCGAAAGGAAAATACAACACATTCTGAGGGGGCCAAAGACTACATTTTTCTAATTAAGCACCTCCTAAAACAATTTCTTCAGACATTTTGTtaagactggggggggggggggggcatggccctGGCAGCAATACATGTAGCTCCGCCGGTTCCTATTAAGGGGCCTGATCAGTTCCCTACCAAATCGTTGCCTTGCCAATATTTGGCATGCGAACAGAGACTGGCATGCCTAGGTGGCTATGTCTCTTGCCAAATTATATTAGTAGTTGGCAAAATACCAATCATAACTTTGGCTGGCAATATGTTTCCAAGCCCCAACTTTGGCTTGCTGAAATTTGGAAAGGCAAATGTTGGTATTAAACTGACCAGCCCCTGGATCTGTGGCCTTGTTAGTTGATCCTCATCATGAACCTTGTCTCACCTTTTATCTCAGGTCGCAATCTTGTTCTTGAGGAGGCCCTGAAGGGGGAAGCCTTCAAGAAGAGGTATGATGAGTGGATGGCCAGGTATCACCGCACATACAAGGAGGAAGCCATGAAGAAGAGGTTCGAGGAGTGGATGGCCAAGTACCATCGCACCTACAAGGACGATGAGGAGAAGGCGCGGCGCTATGAGCTATTCAAGGACTGTGCCAAGATGGTTGATAAGCTTAACGTGTTTCCAGGTGGGGCGACCACAAACAACTTTTGCGACTATTCTGAGGACGAGAGGCAAGCCAGCTTAGGGGCCGAGTAATCGTGATTGCCATCGGTGATGGCAAGGAAGTGGCTCTTATGCCTAAGGTAAAATGGGCTTTCGTTCCCATCTATTTGATTAATGTATATTAGCTTTGATTAGAATTAGCTATAATGGCATAACCTTACATTTATGTGTGCTATGTTAATCTGTATGAACTCGGTCAGGGTGCAGTATGAGCCTTATGAATTCCAATCATCTGAGACCTCGAACTCTTGTCATTGATCATCTGCACAAAAATGTAGTACGTTCATATTATCTTGGTGTAGAATCAGTCATACACCATACAACATGTAATATCTCTGCTCGATGGGCATTTTCTGCTCTGTGAACTGCAACATTGGCTGCTCCAAATAAACGAAACGAACTGCAAGAGAttcatgtgaactgtatgccaccTCTACATAGTAGTACTCCATTAAGAGCACTGCAATTCATGTGAACTCTTATATAAACCTAAGGCACAAGGTTAGTCTTCAATTTATATTGTCATATACATCAAAGAAAATGACTTgcaatatatatatatcagaaaatgCCAACGGAGGCCGAGCTCCAGGGAGCTCATTTTCAAATTTCATTTTTCCAGATTGcgattttttaaatttatttgtgAACACCCATACACATGTATACTATGTATGTGTAAAATTTGACGCCATTAGAATCTCACATGTGGTGAATACAAAAAGACAAACACATTTTTAAACGGCCTTTTTTCTGTTGGGCCGGATTTTTTTATTTACATCCTACAAATCACAACATTATTAAACAAAATTTGACACGTTCTTTTGGAACACATATATGTTTCAATGgattttttctttcagattttttGGAAACTTCTAAATATGCTTTTCTATGTTTTCAAAATATCGAGCTgcctggagctcggcctccaaaagtcGTCAATCCATATATATTCATTACTCCATATTAGTAGAGGAAGTACTTCTATATCTACCCATTAAATTCCATCTACtaattttatttatctatctagTGAATCGCACTAGCAGCCGAGAAAAAGAACAACTGAAAATGTGAACTTGTCAATATCAGTATATCACAACTAGTTGTGCTATTGCTGCTATGGAAAACCGACAGATTGGAGAGCCTATAGAAGTATATCACAACTAGTTGTTCTTATGGGTGCTGCTGTGTATTGCTCATTGCGAGCGGTACGCGCGCCTCGCGTGCATTACTGGTGCAAGATGGACCTGGCCGAGCCACATAGCACATATCTCGTTTTTTTTCCTCATTGGTTTGGTCAATTAACTTATAATTTTACAAAAAATGCAAATATGTGAATTTGCAAATAAGGCTGTGAATTTGCAAAAATGTGCACGTATCAAAAAACGAACGgtaattcaaaaaatatttatgaattCAAAAACTAAGACAAAACATAAAAACTATTTATGAATTATAAAATGTTtgcgaattttaaaaatgttcatgtgaaTACTTCTTTTAATTAAAAAAATCGGAAATTCGGAAAAAATCGCAAATTTTTTGAAATATGAAACTATTATATAAAACGTGAAAACAAACTAACATCTCGAGCAAGTTTTAAAAAATGTGAAATTTTTTACTGAAATTTGTGCATATTTCTTGAAGTTGTGAAATATTTTGGAAATTATTTTTTAGAAAAAACCACAAATTTTGAAAACGTGAATGTATTTCTAAAAAAGCAAAGAATTTTAAAAAAGTTAAGTAttttcattttttcaaaaataTAACAAGAAAGTGAAGAAGGAAAAAAACCaaccgaaagaaaaaaaaacagtaaAAAGACAACAAAAAAAAGATAGCCAGGTAGCTTTCCGAAATCGGCAGGGAAGCTTCCAAAAGTTTCCCAAAACCAGCCGTTGCGAGCGCCCCCGTATGATTGAATGGGCTGGCCCACTGCGAGTGCGCATATGTGATCGGAGCCTTAGCGCTCGCATATGGCCGGCTTAACTGCAAGTGAACAATGTGAAAAATGTGTGTGCGATGGATCGAACCCATGACCTCCAGCTAGTGAACCATGTCGATTGCACCATAGTTCCCTAGATTTAGTGTCTAAATAGGCAGCCTAGTGGGAAAATATCTGGTGCACCGAAGTCACATTGCACActttaaaatgttcaaaaattctgaaacaaattGAGCACGTCCACACAACATCAATGTAGGTTGTCACAAAATTGAAGTCAAAATTCGAAACGCAAATCCGAAAACAAAATGACCAATTCAACACTGAATAACacataacataagttgggcttTAGATTAAACCCATTATCATATAGATGTCAAAATTTTCTTTTTGTATCTCAAGAAATGTTCAATTTTTACACGAAATTTCGTGATAACATACattgttgttgtttcaatatgttagatttttttcttcAGATTTAAAAAAGTAATCTATGGCATCCGATGCACTGGTATCACCACAAATACAGGTGCACGGGATACATTCCAGCAGCCCAGCATATATGAACTGAAAGATACGACAGATTTTTAAACTTTGAAAAAAATCTAAAATGATTTTATATTTCgaaattctgaacaatttttaaaaaatgtgaatattttttgaaaatagagcaaaaaaaatattgtgaatatttttttcaaaaagctAATATATACAAAATTTTCCGAGCATTTTATTTAATCTACACACATTTATGAAATTCCCGAATATTTTTAGTAATTATGAACAAAATGAAAAAACACAAGCATTTTTCGAATAATTGAAATTCGAAAATTTATGAATTTTCCAGTATTTCATAAAAAGAAGCAAATAATTTTTGAAAAGCTGATGTTTTTTTTGGAATTTCTGAATATTCTTTTGAAATGGCGAAACATAGTTTTAAAATTGGAATATATTTTGAAAATTTCAAACATTTTAGAATATATGAACATTTGTtgagaaagaaaaataaacttgaaaaatgaaaaagaaaaacgaaggaaaATAAAAATTAAAGGAAAGAAAATAATAGAAACAGAAAAAATGACATAAGTAAGAAAAAGAAATAGAAGAAAGGAGAGGCATGAAAAAAGGAGTGAAAATAAAAActgagaaaaaagaaaataaatagataaAGAAAAAATGGTTCAGAAACCTTATGGAAGGTATCCAAAATCGAAAAAACAGGctgggaaaaaggaaaagaaaaagggggaAATAGGATTTAAAAAACCCAAATAGAACTATGCTCTACCATTAGAACAGCAACGAGACCTAGCTCAGTTGGTTACTAGCGCTAGTTTGGCGCCCCGCCTTAACCCTCATCGTGGGTTCAAATCCAACATCGAGAGAAAAAGCCAGCGAAAAAAAACAGTATATGCGGAAAACTAGCCAGGGCGAGCGCATCCGCACGATATAGATCCAACGGCAGGCGAGGTTTTCGGATCTGTTGCAAAAAACAGAACGTTGGGAAATTACAAAAAATGTTTTTTATTACTACTCTagattcttttgttttcttttgcgaCAAAAAAAAACAGTAAATACCAACTTACCAAAGCCTTGGTTATCCCTGCTCGTGGCGACCAAGGGAACCTCGTCAGCTTGGCTGCCCATGGCACGAAAAGGCCCATGGAAACAGTGACACAATACATCCGTGTGTATTCTTGATCTCGTACACTCCTTTCGCATATTAA
This region of Triticum aestivum cultivar Chinese Spring chromosome 2D, IWGSC CS RefSeq v2.1, whole genome shotgun sequence genomic DNA includes:
- the LOC123050767 gene encoding fruit bromelain-like; this encodes MEHLKLFLSTFMMVSLLALFLELGRNLVLEEALKGEAFKKRYDEWMARYHRTYKEEAMKKRFEEWMAKYHRTYKDDEEKARRYELFKDCAKMVDKLNVFPGGATTNNFCDYSEDERQASLGAE